Proteins encoded by one window of Salmonirosea aquatica:
- a CDS encoding sulfatase-like hydrolase/transferase: protein MFFFSLAALAQAPPPKKLSDAPPGETNPNIIYIMADDLGYFDLGSYRSPGASNPYNETPHLDSLERHGLRFTQAYAASPVCSPSRAAILTGRHPARYGLTNFIAGNRTDPTSPVNPCGRTSAKARTCRLRCREKSRKWPLSGKPGSSR from the coding sequence GTGTTTTTCTTTTCTCTGGCAGCACTAGCCCAAGCTCCGCCACCCAAGAAGCTTAGTGACGCACCGCCCGGAGAGACGAACCCCAACATTATCTACATCATGGCCGATGACTTGGGATACTTTGACCTGGGCAGCTACCGGTCCCCTGGCGCGAGCAATCCCTACAATGAAACACCACATCTGGATTCGCTGGAGCGGCACGGGCTGCGCTTCACGCAGGCCTACGCGGCCAGTCCGGTGTGTTCGCCCTCGCGGGCGGCGATTTTGACGGGTCGCCACCCGGCGCGTTACGGCCTCACCAACTTCATCGCGGGCAACCGCACTGATCCCACCTCACCCGTGAATCCCTGCGGGAGGACCTCAGCGAAAGCAAGAACCTGTCGGCTTCGATGCCGAGAAAAAAGCAGGAAATGGCCACTCAGTGGAAAGCCTGGCAGCAGCAGGTGA
- a CDS encoding alpha-1,2-fucosyltransferase has protein sequence MVAFGLPSKHDHRKITGGLGNQLFQYATARAVAHHHETSVAFDLHSFQNHTIDPDTTPRAYELAALGISAVQPSLFDGLALGIRAVPYQSRLQKLVRRWRRITEYREIHMGYDPAILKKTTANTYLIGYFQSELYFENIQSILRKELKFISNPDSDLTGFPNSSNPVSLHIRRGDYVTNARARQLHGLCSLDYYQKAATYLANRLGEIHLFVFSDDQAWARKNLSLPYPITFVEKHEGRNSFYDMYLMSQCKHHIIANSSFSWWGAWLNPSHNKIVVAPSRWLAHEVQANESADRIPLGWVRI, from the coding sequence GTGGTTGCTTTTGGTTTACCAAGTAAACATGATCATCGTAAAATTACAGGGGGGTTAGGAAATCAGTTGTTTCAATATGCCACTGCTCGCGCTGTGGCGCATCATCATGAGACTTCAGTAGCCTTTGATTTGCATTCGTTCCAAAACCACACCATTGATCCGGACACTACTCCTCGCGCCTATGAATTAGCGGCCTTGGGCATCAGTGCAGTACAGCCTTCACTGTTTGATGGCCTAGCGCTGGGTATACGCGCAGTTCCTTACCAGAGCAGATTGCAAAAGCTTGTTCGCAGGTGGAGACGTATCACCGAATACCGGGAAATACATATGGGCTATGACCCAGCTATTTTAAAAAAAACTACTGCTAACACCTATTTAATTGGCTATTTCCAATCGGAGCTTTATTTTGAAAATATTCAGAGTATACTACGTAAGGAGTTAAAGTTTATTTCTAATCCTGATTCCGATCTGACTGGGTTTCCTAACAGCTCCAACCCTGTAAGCTTGCACATTCGGCGTGGTGATTATGTTACAAATGCGAGGGCAAGGCAGTTGCATGGTCTATGCTCGCTGGATTACTATCAAAAAGCTGCCACCTACCTAGCAAACCGACTTGGAGAGATTCACCTATTTGTTTTTTCTGATGATCAGGCATGGGCACGGAAAAACTTATCTTTGCCCTACCCTATTACCTTTGTAGAAAAGCACGAGGGTCGGAACAGCTTCTATGATATGTACTTGATGAGTCAATGTAAGCATCACATTATTGCCAATAGCAGTTTTAGCTGGTGGGGAGCATGGCTTAATCCGTCTCATAATAAGATCGTAGTAGCTCCTAGCCGCTGGCTGGCCCATGAGGTGCAAGCAAATGAGTCCGCAGACCGAATTCCACTTGGGTGGGTACGGATTTGA
- a CDS encoding DUF268 domain-containing protein — protein MPLFLNKVIRKYWYSKHKLPDWFYKDFGNLVNQQRDTQSRFTLSQTDFYPCLADRTNTTPIDRHYIYHPAWAARIIALTSPTLHIDISSTIHFSTILSAFVQTEFYDYRPAELELDNFLSDRADLTSLFFTNDSVQSLSCMHTVEHVGLGRYGDPIDYNGDIKAMYELARVLAPGGCLLFVIPVGYESKILFNAHRIYTAASVAERFKSLGLKLVEFSYIPENNGRMVSSDIQSFVTTDKYGCGCFWFTK, from the coding sequence ATGCCACTTTTTTTAAATAAAGTTATCCGAAAGTATTGGTACTCAAAGCACAAGCTGCCTGATTGGTTTTACAAAGATTTCGGGAATCTAGTCAATCAGCAACGCGATACTCAATCACGTTTCACGCTTTCCCAGACAGATTTCTATCCCTGTTTGGCCGACCGAACCAATACAACCCCAATCGATCGGCATTATATATATCATCCGGCCTGGGCCGCGCGTATTATTGCCCTTACTTCTCCCACCCTCCACATCGATATCTCTTCAACAATCCATTTTAGTACAATACTGTCGGCATTTGTTCAAACTGAGTTTTATGATTATAGACCTGCCGAGTTGGAGCTAGATAACTTCCTTTCGGATAGAGCCGATCTCACTAGCCTATTTTTTACTAATGATTCAGTGCAATCACTTTCCTGTATGCATACAGTGGAACATGTGGGGCTAGGTCGTTATGGCGATCCAATTGATTATAATGGGGATATAAAAGCCATGTACGAACTAGCGCGGGTGCTTGCACCCGGCGGCTGTTTATTATTTGTGATACCTGTTGGGTATGAAAGTAAGATATTATTTAATGCGCACCGAATATATACTGCTGCCTCTGTTGCTGAACGTTTTAAGAGCCTAGGGCTGAAACTGGTCGAGTTTTCATACATTCCAGAGAATAATGGTAGAATGGTCAGTAGCGACATTCAAAGCTTTGTGACTACTGATAAATACGGCTGTGGTTGCTTTTGGTTTACCAAGTAA
- a CDS encoding ABC transporter ATP-binding protein, with protein sequence MAEIAIQVENLSKLYQLGEISTGTLSRDLQRWWAGVRGQEDPFQKIGQANDRSIKGTSDFVWALQDISFEAKQGEILGIIGRNGAGKSTLLKILSRVTKPTTGRIRVRGRMASLLEVGTGFHPELTGRENIFLNGAIMGMRKDEIRRKLDEIVDFAGVERYLDTPVKRYSSGMYVRLAFAVAAHLEPEILVVDEVLAVGDAEFQKKCLGKMKDVSKNDGRTVLFVSHNMEAVQNLCNRGLLLSQGKMIASGNLGTVVDRYLSGGALSEARFEFAPPDPNEELPGFARGLVVEDLDGNPLSEVPLWDYWQVRITFRLDRDVPHFVIGLGMLSQLGLPLQTSWSQPIDLSIGEYEAIFSNNDLNYSSGVYYFAVGLSSYLRTFQYLNQKAYIHISEIPNLKNAKQVINSKSGLLLNQKSVQLKQLAI encoded by the coding sequence ATGGCAGAAATAGCAATACAAGTTGAAAACCTTTCAAAGCTTTACCAGTTAGGTGAAATCTCGACAGGTACCCTAAGCCGTGACCTGCAGCGCTGGTGGGCAGGTGTGCGCGGCCAAGAAGATCCTTTTCAAAAAATAGGTCAGGCCAACGACCGTTCCATCAAGGGCACAAGCGACTTCGTATGGGCTTTGCAGGACATTTCCTTCGAAGCAAAGCAGGGTGAAATCCTGGGTATCATCGGACGCAACGGAGCGGGCAAGTCCACACTGCTCAAGATCCTCTCGCGCGTGACCAAACCCACCACTGGGCGCATTCGGGTGCGGGGGCGCATGGCCTCGCTGCTGGAAGTAGGTACGGGCTTTCATCCCGAACTGACGGGGCGCGAAAACATATTTCTCAATGGAGCCATTATGGGCATGAGGAAAGACGAAATCCGCCGGAAGCTCGACGAAATTGTGGACTTTGCTGGTGTGGAACGGTATCTCGATACGCCCGTAAAGCGCTACTCATCGGGTATGTATGTACGTCTGGCCTTCGCTGTGGCCGCCCATCTCGAACCTGAAATTCTGGTAGTAGATGAAGTATTGGCTGTCGGTGACGCCGAGTTTCAGAAAAAATGCCTTGGAAAAATGAAGGATGTCAGCAAGAACGACGGGCGTACTGTGCTATTTGTGAGTCATAATATGGAGGCGGTGCAAAATCTGTGCAATCGTGGGCTTCTACTGTCGCAAGGAAAAATGATAGCCAGCGGAAATCTGGGAACCGTAGTGGATCGCTATCTATCGGGTGGAGCTTTGTCAGAGGCACGATTTGAGTTCGCCCCCCCCGATCCAAATGAAGAACTACCCGGCTTTGCCAGAGGACTCGTTGTGGAAGATCTGGATGGAAATCCATTATCGGAAGTACCGCTTTGGGACTACTGGCAGGTTAGAATCACATTTCGGCTCGATAGAGACGTACCACATTTCGTCATTGGGTTGGGAATGCTCTCTCAACTCGGGTTACCGCTCCAGACCTCATGGAGCCAACCGATCGATTTGTCTATCGGTGAGTATGAGGCAATTTTTTCAAACAACGATCTTAATTACTCATCCGGAGTTTATTATTTTGCGGTGGGTTTGTCTTCTTATTTGCGCACGTTCCAGTACCTCAATCAAAAAGCTTACATTCACATTTCTGAAATCCCAAACCTTAAAAATGCTAAACAAGTTATCAACTCAAAAAGTGGGTTATTGCTGAACCAGAAAAGTGTTCAATTGAAACAGCTGGCTATTTGA
- a CDS encoding ABC transporter permease, protein MSEETQWDLEIVPTSGLFELNWRELWQYRDLIALFVRRDIVATYKQTILGPIWFFVQPILTTLTYVVIFGNVAGISTGGIPKILFYLAGVTLWNYFQECLVKTSDTFILNQNLFGKVYFPRLAAPISIVISNLFKFFIQLSLFLCIWLYYIAQSEGGVKPNDTILLFPIYILLMSGLGFSFGVLISSLTTKYRDLRFLIQFGIQLLMYGTPIVYPLSIAPEKYRWLLLANPITSVVEAFKYSFLGEGYFSWGGLGYSFGFMVICLLLSILVFNRVEKTFMDTV, encoded by the coding sequence ATGAGCGAAGAAACCCAATGGGACCTCGAAATCGTACCTACCTCGGGGCTTTTCGAATTAAACTGGCGCGAGCTATGGCAGTACCGTGATCTAATTGCCCTCTTTGTGCGCCGCGATATTGTGGCCACCTACAAGCAGACCATTCTCGGTCCGATCTGGTTTTTCGTCCAACCTATACTCACCACGCTTACTTATGTAGTAATTTTTGGAAATGTGGCGGGCATTTCTACGGGCGGCATCCCTAAAATCCTTTTTTATCTAGCCGGCGTCACGCTCTGGAATTACTTTCAGGAATGTTTGGTGAAAACATCCGATACTTTTATTTTGAATCAAAACTTATTCGGAAAAGTGTATTTCCCCCGTCTAGCAGCGCCTATTTCCATTGTCATCTCTAACCTGTTCAAGTTTTTCATCCAGTTATCCCTATTCTTGTGCATATGGTTATATTATATCGCACAGTCGGAAGGCGGGGTAAAACCCAATGATACTATACTGCTTTTTCCAATATATATCTTGCTTATGTCGGGCTTGGGCTTCAGCTTCGGGGTGCTCATTTCGTCGCTTACCACCAAGTACCGCGATTTGCGCTTTCTGATTCAGTTTGGAATCCAGTTGCTGATGTACGGAACGCCTATCGTCTATCCATTGTCGATTGCACCCGAGAAATATCGCTGGCTCTTACTCGCCAATCCCATTACGAGTGTAGTAGAAGCATTTAAATACTCGTTTCTGGGAGAAGGCTACTTCTCGTGGGGAGGACTGGGGTATAGCTTCGGATTTATGGTCATCTGTTTGTTATTGAGCATTCTGGTATTCAACCGCGTAGAAAAGACTTTCATGGATACTGTTTAG
- a CDS encoding KdsC family phosphatase, protein MVTIKLFLTDVDGVLTDGGMYYTESGDEFKKFNTRDGMAFELLRKAGIKTGIVTSENTKIVARRAVKIKADYLYQGQRDGGKLAAAEEICEKESISLSEVAYIGDDLNCISLLEKVGLAACPADAVDAVKAVPGIVMLYKKGGEGCVREFVDRIVKSQY, encoded by the coding sequence ATGGTAACGATCAAACTTTTCCTGACCGACGTCGACGGCGTACTGACCGACGGCGGCATGTACTATACCGAGAGCGGTGATGAATTTAAGAAATTCAACACCCGCGACGGCATGGCCTTTGAACTGTTGCGCAAAGCCGGGATCAAAACGGGTATCGTTACCTCTGAAAACACAAAAATTGTAGCCCGACGGGCGGTAAAAATTAAAGCCGACTATTTGTATCAAGGACAGCGCGATGGCGGCAAACTGGCCGCAGCGGAGGAAATCTGCGAGAAAGAATCCATTTCACTCAGTGAGGTAGCCTATATCGGTGACGACCTGAACTGCATCAGTCTGTTAGAAAAAGTAGGCTTGGCGGCCTGCCCGGCTGATGCCGTGGACGCGGTAAAGGCGGTACCTGGAATCGTGATGCTTTACAAAAAAGGAGGAGAAGGTTGCGTGCGGGAATTTGTGGATAGGATAGTGAAAAGCCAGTACTGA
- a CDS encoding SDR family oxidoreductase, whose product MPQAAAIHPSLSVANKVILLTGAYGLIGKTLSHAFLQQGAHVVLADRDETKKAPVQAELAPRYPHEQFLCHELDITNEESCAAVVRVAVEKFGKIDVLINNAAIDAKFDKEHSDDINPSRFEHYPSDLLKQSLEVNLTGTVVMTQYACRQMLMQGSGNIINVASTYSVVAPNQNLYDFGEGVKQFKPIDYIASKSFIPNFTRYVATFYAHEGIRCNAIVPHGIFNNHGEAFLANFANLSPLGRMCNREELIGPFTFLASDASSYMTGSVLTVDGGWTAW is encoded by the coding sequence ATGCCACAAGCCGCAGCCATTCATCCGTCCCTCTCCGTAGCCAACAAGGTAATCCTACTCACGGGAGCCTACGGATTGATCGGAAAAACCTTATCCCACGCTTTTCTGCAACAGGGTGCTCACGTAGTACTGGCCGATCGGGACGAAACAAAAAAAGCCCCTGTGCAAGCCGAACTAGCCCCGAGGTACCCCCATGAGCAGTTTTTGTGCCACGAGCTTGACATCACGAACGAAGAGAGCTGTGCCGCGGTGGTACGGGTCGCGGTGGAGAAATTCGGCAAAATAGATGTACTCATCAATAATGCTGCTATCGATGCCAAGTTCGACAAAGAGCATTCCGACGATATAAATCCCAGTCGCTTTGAGCACTACCCCAGCGACTTGCTCAAACAATCCCTAGAAGTGAACCTAACGGGTACTGTTGTGATGACGCAGTACGCCTGCCGCCAGATGCTGATGCAGGGAAGTGGAAACATCATCAACGTGGCATCCACCTACTCAGTAGTAGCACCCAACCAGAATCTGTACGATTTTGGCGAGGGCGTCAAGCAGTTCAAACCTATTGACTACATCGCTTCCAAGTCGTTCATTCCCAACTTCACACGTTATGTGGCTACCTTCTACGCCCATGAGGGTATCCGCTGCAACGCCATCGTACCGCACGGCATTTTCAACAATCACGGCGAAGCGTTTCTGGCCAATTTTGCTAACCTTTCGCCTCTGGGCCGGATGTGCAATCGTGAAGAACTCATCGGACCGTTCACGTTTCTGGCCTCAGACGCGTCGAGCTACATGACGGGTTCGGTACTCACCGTAGATGGAGGATGGACCGCATGGTAA
- a CDS encoding Gfo/Idh/MocA family protein, with protein sequence MIPNDSPILVFGAGSIGERHLGILQKLGYPNLWVYRQRNLPLRSVDATSLRIVTDLAELDKIPFVAAIVCTPTAQHLSQALWCVQRQIPVLIEKPLSHTLESLEELREALVIRPVLIQVAYMLRYHPFFQKVKALIEKEELGNLLSMQTYWGEYLPDWHPWEDYRQSYAARQELGGGVALTLSHDLDLVNWLAGNPITNWNTLKNHRSSLEIDVESGADVSLAYENGITAHCHLNFHERLPRRWYRFAFEQGSVEIDYLKATYSLVQPGQEAVRHTLDNFDRNQLFEDQTRDFFQKVNKGSFATTSLRTLEESQVLLRICT encoded by the coding sequence ATGATTCCAAACGATAGTCCAATTTTAGTTTTTGGGGCGGGCTCCATCGGGGAGCGACATTTGGGTATTTTGCAAAAGCTGGGGTACCCTAACCTGTGGGTATATCGCCAGCGAAACCTGCCTCTGCGTTCGGTGGACGCCACCAGTTTGAGAATTGTAACAGACCTGGCCGAATTGGACAAAATTCCGTTCGTGGCAGCCATCGTATGTACCCCTACGGCGCAGCACTTGTCTCAGGCACTTTGGTGCGTGCAGCGTCAGATTCCAGTTTTGATCGAAAAGCCCCTCTCGCACACGCTGGAAAGTCTGGAAGAATTGAGGGAAGCTTTGGTAATAAGGCCGGTGCTCATTCAGGTAGCCTACATGCTGCGCTATCACCCTTTTTTCCAAAAAGTGAAAGCGTTGATTGAAAAAGAAGAGTTAGGCAATTTATTGAGCATGCAAACCTACTGGGGTGAGTACCTACCCGACTGGCATCCGTGGGAAGACTACCGCCAGTCGTATGCCGCCCGCCAGGAACTGGGCGGCGGCGTAGCTCTTACGCTAAGCCATGATCTCGACCTGGTCAACTGGCTGGCCGGGAATCCGATCACGAACTGGAATACGCTGAAAAACCATCGTTCGTCTCTGGAAATCGATGTGGAATCTGGAGCAGATGTATCGCTGGCCTACGAAAATGGCATTACCGCGCACTGCCACCTCAATTTTCACGAACGCCTGCCGCGCCGCTGGTATCGGTTTGCATTTGAGCAGGGGTCCGTAGAAATTGATTATTTAAAAGCAACCTACTCATTAGTACAGCCCGGCCAGGAAGCGGTTAGGCACACGTTAGATAACTTTGACCGCAACCAGCTCTTCGAAGATCAAACCAGGGATTTTTTCCAAAAGGTAAATAAAGGTAGTTTTGCAACGACCTCCTTACGTACGCTGGAAGAATCCCAAGTCCTCCTGAGGATTTGCACGTAA
- a CDS encoding acylneuraminate cytidylyltransferase family protein has protein sequence MSNVLAIVPARGGSKGLPGKNTLPLAGHPLIAYSIKAALDSPGITRVIVSTDSTEIADTARQYGAEVPFIRPDEYAQDHSLDIDVFAHALKWLRQHENYTPDLVVQLRPTSPVRYVYDIENCIQKLSERPEADSLRVVTQAFHTPYKMWRLESGQGYLNPLLTLEGTPDPYNQPRQSLPTVYWQIGTLDVIRPRAILEKDSMSGQGILPYIVSQEQAIDIDDLYSFQKAEAYIATHDCVKFQP, from the coding sequence TTGAGCAATGTACTGGCCATCGTTCCGGCCCGGGGCGGAAGTAAAGGGTTGCCGGGCAAAAATACCCTGCCGCTGGCCGGGCATCCGCTCATTGCGTATAGTATCAAAGCTGCGTTGGATTCGCCGGGCATCACGCGGGTGATCGTTTCCACAGATTCGACCGAAATCGCCGACACAGCCCGACAATACGGAGCGGAGGTACCTTTTATTCGACCAGATGAGTATGCGCAGGACCACAGCCTGGACATTGATGTATTTGCCCACGCCCTGAAGTGGCTTCGGCAACACGAAAACTATACACCCGACCTGGTGGTGCAGCTGCGTCCTACCTCTCCCGTTCGCTATGTATACGATATTGAAAACTGCATTCAGAAACTCAGCGAACGTCCCGAAGCGGACAGCCTGCGTGTGGTGACTCAGGCTTTTCATACGCCCTACAAAATGTGGCGGCTAGAGTCAGGGCAGGGATACCTGAACCCCTTGCTAACTTTGGAAGGTACCCCCGATCCCTACAACCAGCCCCGGCAGTCGCTGCCGACGGTCTACTGGCAAATCGGTACCCTGGATGTTATCCGTCCGCGCGCTATTCTGGAAAAAGACTCCATGTCGGGCCAGGGAATTCTGCCCTATATAGTGAGCCAGGAACAGGCCATCGACATTGATGACTTATACAGTTTTCAGAAAGCCGAAGCCTACATTGCCACGCATGATTGTGTCAAATTCCAGCCATGA
- a CDS encoding N-acetylneuraminate synthase family protein codes for MYNTAPRVISEIGCNHMGQFEIAKELILLSKECKANYAKFQKRNSRELLTSDQYDAPHPVPYNAYGATYGAHREFLEFSQQQHAELKAYAESVGIGYATSVWDITSAQEIIELNPDFIKVPSACNNHFEMLRLLRDTYRGDVHVSTGMTKLDEIEQIVAFFEETGQARERLVVYNCTSGYPVPFKDICLLEILRIQQTYGDRIKEIGFSGHHLGIAVDIAAYTLGAVWIERHFTKDRTWRGTDHAASLEVPGLQKLVRDLDHTYEALTYKPSEILEIERVQREKLKYRAH; via the coding sequence ATGTATAATACAGCACCAAGGGTCATTTCAGAAATCGGCTGCAACCACATGGGGCAGTTTGAGATTGCCAAGGAATTGATCCTGCTTTCGAAAGAGTGTAAGGCCAACTACGCCAAATTCCAGAAACGTAACTCCCGCGAACTCCTTACATCCGACCAATACGACGCTCCGCATCCGGTACCCTACAACGCCTACGGGGCTACCTACGGGGCCCACCGGGAGTTTCTGGAGTTCAGCCAACAGCAACACGCGGAACTGAAAGCGTACGCCGAATCAGTCGGCATCGGGTACGCCACCTCGGTATGGGATATTACCTCGGCCCAGGAAATCATCGAACTGAACCCCGATTTCATCAAGGTACCTTCCGCTTGTAACAATCACTTCGAGATGCTCCGCCTCCTGCGCGATACTTACCGAGGCGACGTGCACGTTTCCACAGGTATGACCAAACTCGACGAAATTGAGCAGATTGTGGCTTTTTTTGAGGAAACCGGACAGGCCCGCGAACGGTTGGTTGTGTACAACTGCACCTCAGGGTACCCTGTGCCGTTTAAGGATATCTGCTTGCTCGAAATCCTGCGTATCCAGCAGACCTACGGCGACCGAATCAAGGAGATTGGTTTTTCGGGACACCACCTGGGCATCGCGGTAGACATAGCCGCCTACACGCTAGGGGCGGTATGGATCGAGCGCCATTTCACCAAAGACCGCACCTGGCGCGGCACCGACCACGCCGCTTCGCTGGAGGTACCCGGCTTGCAAAAGTTAGTGCGCGATCTGGATCATACCTACGAAGCACTCACCTACAAACCTTCCGAGATTCTGGAAATTGAGCGAGTACAGCGCGAAAAACTAAAATACCGGGCCCATTGA
- a CDS encoding GumC family protein, with translation MKRETDSALFEQLLGNSEAIDFQKLLKVFVSRWWWIVISLVLAGILCFLYLKLVTPQYIGTVTLKYNEKQSELDELGGAKPTFIFSSGSQDYLTEKFNVRSPEVVRNTLVKMHNPFTFYRLKDLREVDIYPSRPLELEVLSYDSAVYRHGTFIIDEDLTLSYQTGTTVSRPLKIINQAVVTMEGLVFRINAINTQPGYSFKFTFNDPVRLVNGFVGRIDMEETEDAMPVMDLTFRHHNEEFTKDFLVNLVEAYREFDLKQKQQSSDLTINFIKEQGSIYSTQLKQAARELELFKQKNQLMDVGTSAIEITSKVRELEQKKNELEIQKAYINMLEANMGKTFETVNYLSVGLDGTTDGILVGLLEGFNELIAQRKQLLVKFSPNSAAVKNLDEQLIKYRSQILDNIQLQNQKNSRTINILNDNLAALKGRFSQIPALEKNYIYLQSDFEVNKNIYSLLLNKEIESSIVKAGMLPSFSVITQYDTDKVSPQNWRIILLALFGGLTLGFGSVLLTRYLNNTFTDLDSVDQHPRAKLLGIVHHFNEKTTTTGEDLSRFLSDRTVFTESLSALRTRLSFAKSSLEPTPGTRGKLVLVTSEKSGEGKSFVTINVALSFTKIGKKVIVIGADLRKSRIHLFFNPRLTAGLSEYLQNPEDVNEVIHSSKIKNLDYIPAGAPPFNPGELLQRPPMEDLLEYCLANYDYVLLDTAPVGLVADNIPLLRRSDHILFIVRWLYSSPQSYRLAGQLADEYELAEVKVVVNDFYPDNLHSNISSGSYQSSGYSSYQYGYAYQDSGYLSTPKSGWRKWVGKVFKSGQNG, from the coding sequence ATGAAGAGAGAAACCGATAGCGCCCTCTTTGAACAACTGCTGGGAAATTCCGAGGCCATCGATTTTCAAAAACTACTCAAGGTTTTTGTAAGCCGATGGTGGTGGATCGTGATTTCCCTCGTATTAGCGGGTATACTTTGCTTTCTGTATCTCAAATTAGTGACTCCCCAATACATCGGTACTGTTACACTCAAATACAATGAGAAGCAGTCGGAACTGGATGAACTGGGTGGAGCTAAACCTACCTTTATTTTCAGTTCAGGCAGTCAGGATTACCTTACTGAGAAATTCAATGTCAGATCTCCGGAAGTAGTACGCAATACGCTTGTCAAAATGCATAATCCGTTCACCTTCTACCGATTAAAGGATTTGCGAGAGGTCGATATATATCCTAGCCGCCCCCTTGAATTAGAAGTGCTAAGCTACGATTCAGCAGTATATCGGCATGGTACGTTTATAATCGATGAGGACCTGACCCTAAGCTACCAAACGGGTACCACTGTCTCCCGGCCGTTAAAAATCATTAACCAAGCTGTAGTGACCATGGAGGGACTTGTGTTTCGTATAAACGCGATCAATACCCAGCCTGGCTATAGCTTCAAGTTTACATTCAATGATCCTGTCCGTCTGGTCAATGGTTTTGTGGGGCGCATTGATATGGAAGAAACAGAGGACGCCATGCCTGTGATGGACCTCACATTTCGCCACCACAACGAAGAATTCACTAAAGATTTCCTGGTCAATCTGGTGGAAGCTTACCGTGAGTTTGATCTTAAGCAAAAACAGCAATCCTCTGATTTGACCATCAATTTTATCAAGGAGCAGGGTAGCATCTACTCAACTCAACTTAAGCAAGCCGCACGGGAGCTGGAACTCTTCAAACAGAAAAATCAACTAATGGATGTAGGTACTTCTGCCATTGAAATCACATCAAAAGTGCGTGAGTTGGAGCAGAAGAAAAACGAACTCGAAATCCAGAAAGCCTATATTAATATGCTGGAGGCTAATATGGGCAAAACTTTCGAAACCGTCAATTACCTTTCGGTAGGGCTCGACGGTACCACCGATGGAATTTTGGTGGGATTGCTGGAAGGGTTTAACGAGCTGATTGCTCAGCGCAAGCAACTGCTTGTTAAGTTTAGCCCAAACTCCGCTGCAGTGAAAAACCTGGATGAACAACTTATTAAATACCGCAGTCAGATCCTGGACAATATTCAACTTCAGAATCAGAAAAACAGCCGAACCATCAATATACTGAACGACAATCTGGCGGCTCTGAAGGGACGTTTCAGCCAAATTCCGGCTTTGGAGAAAAATTACATCTACTTACAGAGTGATTTTGAGGTTAATAAGAATATCTACTCCCTTTTGTTAAATAAAGAAATAGAGTCTTCTATTGTCAAAGCGGGTATGCTACCCTCCTTCAGTGTTATCACGCAGTACGATACCGACAAAGTCTCGCCCCAAAACTGGCGAATCATCTTATTAGCCTTATTTGGAGGGTTGACCCTGGGATTTGGATCGGTATTGTTGACCCGCTATCTCAATAATACCTTTACGGATCTGGATAGCGTAGATCAGCATCCACGCGCAAAGTTGCTCGGAATTGTTCATCACTTCAATGAGAAAACAACTACCACCGGTGAAGATCTTTCCCGCTTTCTTAGTGATCGGACTGTTTTTACAGAGTCATTGAGTGCATTGCGTACCCGGTTAAGCTTTGCCAAATCTTCGCTTGAGCCCACCCCTGGTACCAGGGGGAAGCTAGTGTTGGTTACCTCTGAGAAATCCGGCGAAGGTAAATCATTCGTTACCATTAATGTGGCGCTCTCGTTCACCAAGATTGGCAAGAAAGTCATCGTCATCGGGGCCGATTTGAGAAAGTCCCGCATCCATCTCTTTTTCAATCCGAGACTAACGGCAGGATTGAGTGAATACTTACAAAATCCGGAGGATGTGAACGAAGTGATCCATTCTTCCAAAATAAAAAACTTGGATTATATTCCTGCCGGGGCTCCTCCTTTCAATCCGGGAGAACTCCTCCAGAGACCTCCTATGGAAGACCTGCTGGAGTATTGTCTGGCGAACTACGACTATGTACTGCTGGATACGGCTCCGGTAGGATTGGTAGCCGACAACATCCCCCTGCTACGCCGCAGCGACCATATCCTGTTCATTGTTCGTTGGCTCTATTCCAGTCCCCAGTCGTATCGTCTGGCGGGCCAACTGGCCGACGAATACGAATTGGCGGAAGTAAAGGTCGTGGTGAATGACTTCTATCCCGACAATTTACACAGTAACATTAGTTCGGGAAGTTACCAGAGTTCGGGGTATAGTAGCTATCAGTACGGCTATGCTTATCAGGATAGTGGGTATTTATCCACACCCAAAAGTGGGTGGCGAAAATGGGTGGGAAAAGTTTTCAAGTCTGGACAAAATGGATAA